The Chryseobacterium oranimense genome contains the following window.
GGTAAAAACTTCTGCGGAGCTTTTATATTCTACATTGCTCATTTTTTTCTGACCGAATGAAAATAGAAAAATTTCTGTGAAAACCAGAATAAAAATCTTTTTCATAGGATATTTATTTAATTGATTAATAATCTGGTGAACAAAGATAACAAAAAAACTACCCAAAATATGAGTAGTTTTTTATATTGTAAATAAAGTGGAGATTATTTTTTCAAATAACCGTCTACTTCGTCTGCATTCATTACTTTTTCTTCGAAAACGTAAGCACCTGACTTAGATGACTTAACCATTTTCACAACTTTAGTCATTTTTTTTGACTGACCGCTTTGTAGGGTTGCTACTACTTTCTTTGCCATGGTAAATTATATTTATAAATTACTTGATTTCTTTGTGAACTGTAACTTTCTTAAGAACCGGATTGTATTTTTTCAATTCCAATCTTTCAGTAGTGTTCTTTTTATTTTTAGTAGAAATGTATCTTGACATTCCTGGCATACCGCTCTCTTTGTGCTCTGTACATTCAAGAATTACTTGAACTCTGTTTCCTTTTTTTGCCATGATTTATTAATTCTTTTTAATCAATCCGTTTCTAGTAGCTCTTTCAATAGCTTCCTCGATTCCAATCTTGTTAATCACTCTCAATCCATGAGCTGATACTTTCAGTGTTACGTGCTTATCTTGCTCCGGAAGGTAAAACTTCTTCTCTAATAAGTTAATTTCAAAACGACGCTTCGTTTTGTTATTAGCGTGAGAAACGTTGTTACCAACCATTGCACGCTTTCCTGTTATTTGGCAAATTCTTGACATATCTCGATGTTCTTATTTGTATAAATATTTGAGAGTGCAAAATAACGAAGAAAATTTTAGATAGACAAATCTTTTGGAAAATATTTACAAATAACTGACTGGTTAATAATCATGATTTTTAAAATAAAATAATCCCCAATACAGCCTAAACCAAGTGACTGATATATTTCATATACACTTTCCCGGAAAAGCAAATCTGAATACCCTACCTTTGTTTTTAATTAATCTAAATAAAAATAATATGAAGAGGATCTGTATTTTTTTATCTATGCTTCCTGTTGGACTTATGGCTCAGGACTACATTGAAATCCAGACCGGTATGAAAAATTACTATTACGGAGCTGCGGATACTGCGGATATGGACGGGGACGGAAAGCAGGATGTAGTGATTAACGGGGCTATTGATAGTGATCATGATGGAAACGTAGATACATCTTTTAATGAAGTGTACAAAAATAATGGAGTTTCACTGGTGCCTTATGCTGATCTTGGAGCGGATGCAACCCATCTGGGAGACATAAAATTCATAGATTTTGATAATGACGGGCTTCTTGATATTATTTCTACAGGATTAAGTTATAATGATGTAATCAATTACAAGCATTACAGGTTCCGCAATACAGGAACGTCTTTCACGAAAGAAACAGAACTGGAAGGAAAAGTCTATGGTTCTCTGGAGGCTTTTGATTTCAATAATGATGGTAAAATGGATTATGCCATCAACGGAACTCAGTATGTGGAAGGTGCCGGCTTTTTGAATCATCTGGATTTTTACAGGAATACCGGAGCTGATTTTGAAGTTTTTAAAGCCTGGCAGCCGGGAACACAGAATGGAAGTTTTAAACTGATTGATCTCAATAATGATCATCTTCTTGATCTTGTGATTTTGGGAATGGAACAAGGGGATAACCCCTCCTTTAAGGTTTATCTGAACCAGGCAGGAACTCTTGTTTTTTCACAGGACTTTACGGCTCTTGCGGGTGGTAAAATGGATTTTGCAGATTTCAACGCTGATGGTTTCCAGGATGTGGTAATTTCCGGTCAGGATGCTGATTATAATGGCTATCTTGCTGTACTGATGAATGACGGAACAGGAAATTTAAGCGAACAAAAAATAAATATTCCTGAAATTGCAGATTCTTCTGTAGTAACAGGTGACGTGAATAATGACGGATACTATGACTTTGTGGTTTCCGGAAATGATGAAAATACCAATGCTGTTGTAAAAGCTTTTCTATATAACCCTTCAACACAGAATTTTACTGAAAGTATACCTACAGGACTGCATGCTTTAGGAGGTCCGGGTTTCGTGAATTTACTTGACTTTGACAATGACAACCGTCTGGATGTTTTGTTGGCCGGATTTGATTGGGCGGATCCGGGCATGCCTTCACTTACCAAAATCTTCAAAAATACTTCAACTGAAGTTAATCTGAAGCCTGTACCTCCCGCAGTCCTTAATTTAACAAAAACCGGAAACCGCTTTAATTTCTCATGGAGCGGGGCATCGGATGATAAAACCCCAACAAATGCTCTACGTTACGAAATCAGGGTAGGATCCACGTCTGGAGCTGCAAATCTTGCGAAATACATAGTGACCACCCCTTCCTGGTTCCTGGATCTGGATCCCTCCATTCAGAATGTGTATTGGAGTGTAAGATCAATAGATGCTTCAAAAGTTTTTTCTGATACCTCTGCTCAAGGTTCATTGGGAACACGTGATGCAGTTAAAAATAATCAAATTTCGGTCTATCCGAATCCTGCATCAGATAAGATATTCATCAAAGGAGAAAAAGTTTCGGATGTTGAAATGTACTCTATAGATGGAAGGAAGCAGAATGTTGTTTTGAATAATGATCAATCAATCGACATATCTCATCTTACAAAAGGGGCTTATCTGTTAAAACTGAAAATAAAAAACGAAATAACCACCCGGAAACTCATGATTAAATAAAACTGAAGAGTTCTATTAGTAAGAAAAGCCAGATGTCCAGCTGGCTTTTCTTTTTTATTGTGGATTTTTTTAATGAAAATTATTTTTGAACCACCCCGTCAAAAATTCTTTGAATTTTCGCCACCCCTCCAGGGGAGGGGAATTCTCGCAGTTTAAGCCGTCACGGAGTTTTTTACTCAGGTACATTATAAGAATATTGGTACTGAATAAAACGGTTAGAATTTATACAAGCTGTTGCTTATTCGTGTAAATGATGAGTGGCATTGTATTTAAAAACTAAGCCTTGTTTGTCCTGTTTCTGAATTTTTCAATAAGGAAGTAGAAAAGTAAAAATCCTAATGCAAAAATAGAAAATCTTGACAGCAGGTCTCCGGCTCTCGTGTAGAATGTTTTAGTTTCGTAAAGATTTACTTTGGCAAATAATGTTGTTTTATCACCATAGAAAGTATCGGCTACTACTTCGCCTTTTGCGTTGATATGAGCTGAGATTCCGCTGTTGGCAGCCCTTGCAATTTCTCTTCTGGTTTCAATAGCTCTTAGTTTAGCATAAGACAAAAGCTGCTTGTGGCCTTCTGTAACGCCCCACCATGAATCATTTGTCATAATGCCTAAGAAATTGGCTCCTTTTTTTACATAATCTGTTGTGAATTCACCATAAATGCTTTCATAACAGATGATAGGTGCCATTCTGCCTTTATTGTAGGGGTTGGCAAAGGATTTTCTTTCCTTGTCTATTCCTAACGAAGCTACAGTTCCGCCCAGATTCAGCATAGCATCGCCTAAAAGTGGTTTCAGAACACTCATGTATGGGAAAATCTCAACTCCGGGAACAAGTTTTCCTTTGTGGTACACCTGAACCTGTTGTTGAGGTGCGATCTGGATCGCTGTATTGTAGCTTTCTACCCAAAGTTCAGGATTCAGCTGATAGGCTTCTTTCGGGATGTTTTCCTGGCTTTTATAAAAACGGTGTGAAGAAATTCCTGTTGCGAAAACGGCTCCCGGATGTTTGGATAAAAACCCTTTCACATTATTTAAAAGCAGACTTTTTTCAAAAGCGGTTTCGGAGATCGATCCTCTTCCGGGCAGGGCAGTTTCCGGGGCAATAAAATAATCGATTTTTCCTTTTGAATTGTTTTCAGCTAAAGTTAAAAGATCATTTTCGATCGTAAGGCTGTCTTTTGAATACTTTTCCGCATAAGGATCAAGATCCGGCTGCAGCATCAGAACATTCACCTGCCCGGAAGGCTTTTCATCAAAACTGTTGTATTTGATTAATGAAATGATCATCGGAAGAATAATCAATGCTGCTACAATTGATGTATTCCTGATCAGGTCTTTTCGTTTTCTGCCTGCTTCCCAGGTTCTTATAGTATAGAAAATTAAAACATTAATTACCAAAATCCAGAAGCTTCCGCCGGTTGCCCCAAGAGTATCATACCACTGGATCAGTTTTGGATATTCTGAGAATACATTTCCTAAATTCAGCCATGGCCATGTCAGTTCCCAGTTCAGGTGGAATTTTTCAAAGCTCATCCAAATAGCGATCAGGAATCCTAATCCCCAGTACGTTCCCTGTGCATTCTTGTACCAATGGTAGCATTGGAAAACAAGGGAGTATAAGAAGGAATTGACGAGAACTGGAAATACTACAGCCATCATGGAGTGGCTGCCGTCCGGGTTTTTAGAGCCATATAGCCATCCTGTTGTTACAATGTTCCAGATCACAAAACAAAGGTAGGACAGCCCGAAAACCATCCAGCTTTTTCTATTGTAGGAGGAAAATTTTGAGATTCCATGCTCCATCATCAATAAAGGAACAAGAGCAAAAAATATAAAGAACGGAACTCCGTAAGTAGGCCACGAAATGGACAGCAGCATTGCTGAAATGAGCGTAAGTAAAATGTATTTCATTGAAATAAGATATAGTACAAAAGTAGGCTTTGTAAAAGGAACCTCAAAACCAAAAAGAATTATTAAAACATTAATTTTTCAAAGCCATGTCTTTAAGCCCCCAATCCTGGATGGTAAGAAGTATAGGCATAAAGGTTGCTCCGTATTCCGTAAGCTTATATTCTACTCTTGGTGGGATTTCGGCAAAAATTGTTCTTTCAATAATATTGTCTTCCTCCATCTCTCTTAGTTGATTGACAAGCATTTGCTTGCTGATTAGGGGGATTGCTTTCTGAAGAAGGCTGAAGCGGTTAACATTCATACTTATCCCATACATAATTACAGTTTTCCATTTTCCACCGATTTTATTATAGAAATGGGTTACCGGACAATTATTGGGATTGAAATCTTTATTTTTTCTTTTATTTTCCATTAGTCTAAAAAAATATACTATAACTAATAAATAAGACTAGTATTATTAATATTACAAATATAATAGCTTTGTAAATATAAAAACAACAAAAAAATGGATAATAAAGAATTAGTGTTGAAAGCAATTACAGATGTATTTGTTAATAGGGATATTACGGCTTTTGATAAGTATTTTTCGGATAATTATATTCAGCATAATCCCACAATTCCTAACGGGACTGAAGTTTTAAAACAAATTGTTCCATCTTTGCCTGAAAATTTCAGATATACTCCCGGAACCATTACAGAAAATAATGAAATTGTAATGATACACGGCCGATATGAAAACTGGAACGGTAAAAATATGATTGCTATGGATCTTTTCAGGGTGAGTAACGGGAAGATAGCAGAGCATTGGGATGTGATGCAGGAAGAAGTGGAAGCTGAAAATTCGGCTAATGGGAATGCAATGTTTCCTATAGTATAAATTTAAATAGAATAGTATGTTGGAACAGATAAAACAGAGCTCTTTAGGAAATTGGCAAAGTATTGCGGTTGAGATTCGTCCGAGTTCTTTAAAAAATGAAGACGGAACTTTAAAGCCGTTTTATTTAAAAAGATTATTTTCTTTTCTTCCGGAAGATAGATTTGAACTGGAAATTACCAATTATGCAGATCCGTTCGGGGAAATTCCCACGGCTAAAATGTTTATTAAAGGACATGTAGAATGGAAAGGAGCTCATCCCATTGCAGAAGGCGCACAAAAAGTAGATTTTACTGCAGATGAATCTTATGAAGTAACTTCTTTGCATCAGGGGTTTACAGATCTTCTTAACAATTTGGCTAAAGAACGCTTTGAAAACTGGGAAACAGGGAAATCTCAGGATATTTTAAAGAAAAAGTTTCCACCTTTCGGTTTGGCTGAAGGACAGATTTTTAAAGAGTATGACCTGATCTATATTGTTAAAAACATGATGTTCTGGGGTGCGAGAAACATTGACGGGAGAGGGTTTGATACGGAAGAAAACCGCCCGACGAATCTGCAGATTCCAATGATCAGAAAATAACAGTGATATAATTAAGAAAAGAGAGTCAGCCAGACTCTCTTTTTATGATTTTAAATTGAGTTAATAATGAATTTTAATGTTTTTGAATACTTTTGGTGTTTATCTTGGATGGTTGTTCTGTAAGTTTATTGAGAAGAAATTTATCCATTCAGTTCTTTAGCACGCTTTTCCGCATTCAAAATTCCGCTTTTTAAAATTTCTTTTAAATGCTGCTCTTCAAATGTTTTTAAGGCTGCTTCGGTTGTTCCGCCTTTGGATGCTACATCTTTAATAAGTTCTTCAAGGCTTTTTTCAGAATTATTGATCAGATGATAAGCGCCCAGCATAGTCTGTTTCACGAAAAGTTGAGAAAGATTTTCTTCTATGCCCATTTCCACACCTGCTTTTATCATGGCATCAATAATATAATAGAAATAAGCCGGTCCGCTTCCTGAAAGTGCGGTAACACCATCCAGAAGATCCTCATTTTCCAGATATACCGATCTTCCGGTGCTGTTCAGTAGTCTCTCAATATTGATCAGCTGGCTGAATGAAATGCCTTCCGCGGCAGTATAGCCTGTAATTCCCATTCCCAGAAGGGTAGGAGAGTTCGGCATAGCTCTTACAACGAGAGGATGGTTTAATAATTTCTGAATTTTTTCAATCCTGATTCCGGCCATAATAGAAAGAACCATCTGATTTTCCTTTAATGTAAATCTGAAATTCTGGGCAACATGCTGGAAATCCTGGGGCTTTACCGCTACAATAATAAGATCAGCATCCAGTTCACTGGTTTCTTCAAAAGTAGAAATTCCGGATTTGGGAAACTCTTCTGCTATTTTGGAAATTTTAGACTGATTCCTGGTAATCAGGTGAAGATTTTCCGGTTTGATCAGTTCGTATTTTAAAAATGATTTGGAAAAAGAAAGGCCCATATTGCCGGCTCCGAGAATAGCGATTTTCATTTTTTATGTTCTTTTTTTAGCTAAAATAGTATTTTTATTCCTAAAAAAGGCTGTATTCAATAGTTTGAAAACAGCCTTTGTAT
Protein-coding sequences here:
- a CDS encoding DUF4295 domain-containing protein, encoding MAKKVVATLQSGQSKKMTKVVKMVKSSKSGAYVFEEKVMNADEVDGYLKK
- the rpmG gene encoding 50S ribosomal protein L33, giving the protein MAKKGNRVQVILECTEHKESGMPGMSRYISTKNKKNTTERLELKKYNPVLKKVTVHKEIK
- the rpmB gene encoding 50S ribosomal protein L28 → MSRICQITGKRAMVGNNVSHANNKTKRRFEINLLEKKFYLPEQDKHVTLKVSAHGLRVINKIGIEEAIERATRNGLIKKN
- a CDS encoding T9SS type A sorting domain-containing protein, with amino-acid sequence MKRICIFLSMLPVGLMAQDYIEIQTGMKNYYYGAADTADMDGDGKQDVVINGAIDSDHDGNVDTSFNEVYKNNGVSLVPYADLGADATHLGDIKFIDFDNDGLLDIISTGLSYNDVINYKHYRFRNTGTSFTKETELEGKVYGSLEAFDFNNDGKMDYAINGTQYVEGAGFLNHLDFYRNTGADFEVFKAWQPGTQNGSFKLIDLNNDHLLDLVILGMEQGDNPSFKVYLNQAGTLVFSQDFTALAGGKMDFADFNADGFQDVVISGQDADYNGYLAVLMNDGTGNLSEQKINIPEIADSSVVTGDVNNDGYYDFVVSGNDENTNAVVKAFLYNPSTQNFTESIPTGLHALGGPGFVNLLDFDNDNRLDVLLAGFDWADPGMPSLTKIFKNTSTEVNLKPVPPAVLNLTKTGNRFNFSWSGASDDKTPTNALRYEIRVGSTSGAANLAKYIVTTPSWFLDLDPSIQNVYWSVRSIDASKVFSDTSAQGSLGTRDAVKNNQISVYPNPASDKIFIKGEKVSDVEMYSIDGRKQNVVLNNDQSIDISHLTKGAYLLKLKIKNEITTRKLMIK
- the lnt gene encoding apolipoprotein N-acyltransferase — protein: MKYILLTLISAMLLSISWPTYGVPFFIFFALVPLLMMEHGISKFSSYNRKSWMVFGLSYLCFVIWNIVTTGWLYGSKNPDGSHSMMAVVFPVLVNSFLYSLVFQCYHWYKNAQGTYWGLGFLIAIWMSFEKFHLNWELTWPWLNLGNVFSEYPKLIQWYDTLGATGGSFWILVINVLIFYTIRTWEAGRKRKDLIRNTSIVAALIILPMIISLIKYNSFDEKPSGQVNVLMLQPDLDPYAEKYSKDSLTIENDLLTLAENNSKGKIDYFIAPETALPGRGSISETAFEKSLLLNNVKGFLSKHPGAVFATGISSHRFYKSQENIPKEAYQLNPELWVESYNTAIQIAPQQQVQVYHKGKLVPGVEIFPYMSVLKPLLGDAMLNLGGTVASLGIDKERKSFANPYNKGRMAPIICYESIYGEFTTDYVKKGANFLGIMTNDSWWGVTEGHKQLLSYAKLRAIETRREIARAANSGISAHINAKGEVVADTFYGDKTTLFAKVNLYETKTFYTRAGDLLSRFSIFALGFLLFYFLIEKFRNRTNKA
- a CDS encoding winged helix-turn-helix transcriptional regulator; protein product: MENKRKNKDFNPNNCPVTHFYNKIGGKWKTVIMYGISMNVNRFSLLQKAIPLISKQMLVNQLREMEEDNIIERTIFAEIPPRVEYKLTEYGATFMPILLTIQDWGLKDMALKN
- a CDS encoding nuclear transport factor 2 family protein; its protein translation is MDNKELVLKAITDVFVNRDITAFDKYFSDNYIQHNPTIPNGTEVLKQIVPSLPENFRYTPGTITENNEIVMIHGRYENWNGKNMIAMDLFRVSNGKIAEHWDVMQEEVEAENSANGNAMFPIV
- the proC gene encoding pyrroline-5-carboxylate reductase: MKIAILGAGNMGLSFSKSFLKYELIKPENLHLITRNQSKISKIAEEFPKSGISTFEETSELDADLIIVAVKPQDFQHVAQNFRFTLKENQMVLSIMAGIRIEKIQKLLNHPLVVRAMPNSPTLLGMGITGYTAAEGISFSQLINIERLLNSTGRSVYLENEDLLDGVTALSGSGPAYFYYIIDAMIKAGVEMGIEENLSQLFVKQTMLGAYHLINNSEKSLEELIKDVASKGGTTEAALKTFEEQHLKEILKSGILNAEKRAKELNG